In the Desulfovibrio subterraneus genome, TTTTTCTTGCCCAGAACAGCAGCGGAGTCAAGTGTCGGAGGGGGGGCGCAAAGTGAACGGCGTGACCGGTAAAGTGTCCGGTAAAGCAGGATAGATGCAGAACTCAATACCTGCGGGGAGGGCGGGGAAAAAATACTATTCAAGTATTTAAGTCTATACGATAGTGTGCTATCAACCATCTCGGGGCTGGGTGGATGGAAATGGAATTCCCTCCGCGATTCTGAAGTTTCTTATCTGTACGGACGAACGATGCAGGAAAAACTCATTTCCAAACGCGCATACTCTCCGGTGAGTATTTTTAAGGGTAAATCCATTTCGCGCGATCTGACAGTCAGTCTCATGGTCATGATTCTGCTTGTCGTTGCAACGACCCTTTCCTGGCAATACATGCGAAATTCGCAGGAAATGCTGCATGAAGTCGAAGGAAAGGCCGATGAATACATTACCCGCCTGTCCGACATCCTTTCTGTTCCCATCTGGAACTTTGATACCCGTACCATAGATCAGATAGGCACCGTGTTCGCGCAGTATGATCTGGTGAACGAGGTGCGCATTCTCGACCCGCTGGGCAAGGTGCTCTTTTCCACGGTAAAGCGTGATGATCCCGACGCACGTGTTTTTCGCGAGCGCGATGTCATGTACGAAGGCGAGATTATCGGCCATGCCACCGTGGTGCTTTCCCTTGCCGAATACAAGCGCGATCTGGGCCGTCTGGTCACCACAAACCTGCTGGCGCTCGGCGGTGTGCTCACCGTTATCCTTGTGGCAACGGGTATTCTGCTGCGCATTTATCTGCGCCGCCCGCTCGAAGTGCTGCTGGAAGGGGTCAATCAGGTTGCCAAGGGTGACTTCGGCTTCGATTTCAGCGTGATACAGAACGCTGAACTGGGCATGATTGCGGAAAACTTTTCGGTCATGGCCAAGGAAGTGGCGGCCCGTGAAAAACAGCTGGTGGAGATAAACCGCCAGTTGCAGGGGCAGATTCGTGAGCGCGAACGTGCGGAAGCTGCGCTGCGCCTGAGCGAAGAACGCTACTCCCTTGTTGTTACGGCGACCAACGACGGTATCTGGGACTGGGATCTCAATACCGACGAAGTCTATTTTTCTCCCCGCTGGAAGGCCATTATCGGCTATCAGGACAGCGAGATTCCCAACGATCTTGATGAGTGGCAGGGACGCATGCATCCCGCCGATCTGGACAGGGTGCTGCGTGCGCACGAGGACTATCTGGCCGGAGTGACGGAACAGTTTGAGGTGGAATACCGTCTGCGTCACAAAGACGGTGAATATCGCTGGGTTCTGGGACGCGGTATCTGCGTGCGCGACGATTCCGGCGACCCCTACCGCATGGCGGGGGCGCACACCGATATTACACAGCGCAAGCTTGCCGAACGCGAGCTGTGGGAAACCAAGAACACGCTGGACAACATCCTCAACTCCATGCCCTCCATCATTGTGAGTGTGGACAAGGATGCACGCATCACCCAGTGGAACAAGACTGCCGAGGAGGCAACGGGCATTCTGGCAGCAGAAGCCTATTCCCGTCCCTTCACCGAGGTGTTGCCCGGCTACAAGATGCTGCTTTCCCACATCAAGGAATCCATTGCCACGGGTACAAACATCTCCATGGAGAAAGAGCCTGTCACCGAAGGCGAGCGGACCCGTTACTTCGACATCATCATCTACCCCGTGGTCACGCGGGGCGAATTCTCCGCAGTTGTCCGTCTGGACGACGTGACTGACCGTTTCCGCATCGAGGAAATGATGGTGCAGACGGAGAAAATGCTTTCCGTCGGCGGGCTTGCCGCAGGCATGGCACACGAAATCAACAACCCGTTGGGCGGTATTCTGCAGGGCGCCCAGAACATCCGCCGCCGCGTGTCACTCGATTTTCCGGCCAACCACAAGGCGGCCGAAGAAGCGGGCTGCAGCATGGAGAGTGTCCGCACGTATCTTGAAAATCGCGGCATTATCCGCTTCCTTGACGGCATTCACGAATCAGGCAGACGCGCTGCGAATATCGTGAGCAACATGCTGGAATTCAGCCGCCGCAGCGAGGCCCGCAGAACGTCTGTGAATCTCGGTGAGCTGGTGGACAAGACCATAGAGCTTGCCGCCAACGACTATGATCTGAAAAAGAAATATGACTTCCGCCACATTGATATCGTGCGGAATTACGACCCTGCCCTGCCGCAGGTGCTCTGTTCGCCGCAGGAAATAGAGCAGGTGCTGCTCAACCTGCTCAAAAACGCGGCGCAGGCCATGCCCGAACGGGGAGAGCGCGAAGACCCGCCGCAGATTATTGTATCCACCAGTTATGACAGAGGGCGCGCCCGTATCGACGTGGCGGACAACGGTCCCGGCATGGATGAAGAAACCCGTAAGCGCGTATTTGAGCCTTTCTTCACCACCAAGGCGGTGGGCGAAGGCACGGGCCTCGGGCTTTCCGTTTCCTACTTCATCATCACCACCAATCATGACGGGCAGTTCACAGTGGATGCAGAGGTGGGAAGGGGAACTACCTTCACCATTCTGTTGCCACTGGAAGGAAAGTGAGTTTGTCGCAGATACCGCAAGCGCCGCCCGAGGGCGGCGTTTTGCGTGCTAGCGAAGAATTTCTATGGCTAATTTGAGATAATCGTTCCGCGCCGCTACAATCTTCCAGTCCCGGTAGCAGCTTGTGCTCCATTGATAGAATGCGGCAAATTCATGTTCCGCTATGAATTCATCAAAAATCAGGACGGTTCCGGGCTTGATGTAGGGATCCAGATTCATGAGGGTGTAGAGCGTTGCAGAGTGAAGGTCGGCATCAAGATGGATCACCATGCGATTTTGCTGGCGATAGCTGCTGAGGAAGGGACGCAACGTCTTTTGAAATAACCCTTTGTGGTAGGTTATACGTGCGTCGTTAATGGACGGGAAAGCTCCATTGTTGCTGAATGCGCCCACCTTGTTGTCAAACCAAGCCTCGGGCAGACCTTCGAACGTGTCGAAGCCAAAGAAGCGCGACTGCGGGTGTTGATTGATATTGACCCACCTGCGAAGGCTGTCTCCTTGAGCTACACCAAATTCAAGATAATCCACCGGCACATCTGCGAGAATGCGGTCATTCACATAGGCATCAGGTGTCGCTTGCTATAGTCATACTGCATGATCGGGTAAGGATACGTCTGGCGGGTCAAGGTGCCGTGCAGCAGAACCTTGTGGTAGCCAATGGCCCAAGTTTCGAGATCGCCTTGAATCAGTTTTTCCTGGTCAATGAAGAACATACATCTGCTCCTTAAAGCGCTTTAGTGAAAAAACGTCAGTGGTGCTATCTATATGCAAAGTGCATTCCATTGTCCGGGTGCCAGAAAAAAAAGGACGGTTCCGCCGGAACCGTCCTTTACCGTTGTGTTGAAAGCAACTATTTCATCGCTTCGGGGAACAGCTCCCCGGCCATCTCGCGCAGCTTGAACTTCTGTATCTTGCCGCTCGCAGTCATGGGGTATTCCGTCACAAAGGCTATGTGACGCGGCACCTTGTGCCATGCAATCTGGCCACGGCAGAAGTCGCGTATGTCTTCCGGAGTAACCTCGCATCCTTCCTTGGGAATGATGAAGGCCCCCACTTCTTCGCCGTATTTACGGCTGGGTACGCCGACTACCTGCACGTCCTGCACTGCGGGCATGCCGTAGAGGAATTCTTCGATCTCGCGGGGGTAGATGTTCTCGCCACCCCGGATGATCATGTCTTTGATGCGGCCGGTGATGACCACATAGCCTTCCTCATCCATGGTGCCGAGGTCGCCGGAATGCAGCCAGCCCTGCGGGTCCACGGCTTTTTCCGTGGCCTCGGGCATATTGTAGTAGCCTTTCATGACGTTGTAGCCACGGCAGACAACTTCGCCCTGCACGCCGCGGGGACACTCTTCGCCGGTTTCGGGGTCCATGACCATCACTTCAATACCGGGCATGTGTCTGCCAACGGTCTGGGTGCGACGTTCAAAGCTTTCGTCGCACAGGGTCTGAGTCATAACCGGCGAGCCTTCGGTAAGGCCGTAGCAGATGGTGATCTCGCGCATGTTCATCTTTTCGATGACCCGGCGCATGAGCGGTGCGGGGCAGACGGAACCGGCCATGATGCCTGTGCGCAGCGAGCTGTAGTCGAACTTGTCGAAAATCTTGTGCTCGAGCACGGCAAGGAACATGGTGGGCACGCCGTACAGCGCGGTGCACTTTTCCTGATCAATGGACGCCATGACATGCACGGGGCTGAAGCTCTCGAGAATGACAAGGGCGGCACCGTGGTTCACGGCCGCCAGCACGCCCAGCACGCAGCCGAAGCAGTGGAAGAGCGGCACCGGCAGGCACAGGCGGTCTTTGCTGGTGAAGTTCTGGTTCCTGCCGATCCAGTATCCGTTCAGGCCGATGTTGAGGTGAGAGAGCATGACCCCCTTGGGGAAGCCGGTGGTACCGGACGTATACTGCATGTTCACCACATCGTGGGGCGAAAGCGCCTGCTGGCGCTCAAGGTATTCCTGCTCGGTGCACATGGCCTTCATGGCCATGATTTCCGGCACGGAATACATGCCGCGGTGCTTTTCCACACCAAGGAACATGACCCGCTTGAGGTGCGGCAGCGATTCGCACTGCAGCTTGCCCCGGGGCTGGGTCTTCAGCTCCGGAATGATGTCGAAGATGGTCTGCACGTAGTCGTGGTCGCGGAACCCGTCCATGATGAACAGGTTTTCGCACTCGGACTGGGTGAGCAGATACTGCAGCTCGCTCTTGCGGTAGTTGGTGTTGATGGTGAGCAGCACCGCACCGATTTTGGCCGTGGCAAACTGCAGGGCCACCCAGTAGGGCACGTTGGTGGACCATACGGCCACCTTTTCGCCATGCTGCACGCCAAGGGCCATAAGGCCGCGCGCAAGATCGTCCACCACGGCACCGAACTGCTTGTAGGTGAGGCGGTAGTCACGGTCCACGTAAATGACGGCATCGTTATCGGGATATTTCGCTATGGTCTCGTCCAGAATCTGGCCGAGCGTTTTTTCTCGGATCTCGAACTGTTCCATCGTGCGTTCCTAGGGGTAGTAAATGACGGCGTAAATCTCGGCAGGACCATCTCCGGCGGCACCGGCATAGTGCGGTACAATGGAGTTGTAGTAGATGCTGTCACCGGCTTCCAGAATATATTCTTCCTTGCCGTAGATGATCTGCAGCTTGCCTGAAACCACAACGATGAACTCTTCACCCTGGTGGGAGGAGAGCTTGCGGTCTTCTTCGGGCTCCGGAGAAATTTCCACGAAGAAGGGCTCCATGTTGCGGTCGGTCTTGCCCTTGCCGAGGGAATGAAAACGGAACGCAGGACGCTTGTCGTCCGCCTTCTGCATGGTCAGGTCTGCCTCGCGTGAGGCCTTGCGGACCACAAGGGGGTCGGTGGAAACCTGATCATCCATGAAGGTGCCAAGGCGTACGTTCAGGGCGCGTGCAATCTTCTGTAGCGGAGCAATGGAGGGACAAAGGTCGCTGTCCTCAAGCGCAG is a window encoding:
- a CDS encoding PAS domain-containing sensor histidine kinase, which translates into the protein MQEKLISKRAYSPVSIFKGKSISRDLTVSLMVMILLVVATTLSWQYMRNSQEMLHEVEGKADEYITRLSDILSVPIWNFDTRTIDQIGTVFAQYDLVNEVRILDPLGKVLFSTVKRDDPDARVFRERDVMYEGEIIGHATVVLSLAEYKRDLGRLVTTNLLALGGVLTVILVATGILLRIYLRRPLEVLLEGVNQVAKGDFGFDFSVIQNAELGMIAENFSVMAKEVAAREKQLVEINRQLQGQIRERERAEAALRLSEERYSLVVTATNDGIWDWDLNTDEVYFSPRWKAIIGYQDSEIPNDLDEWQGRMHPADLDRVLRAHEDYLAGVTEQFEVEYRLRHKDGEYRWVLGRGICVRDDSGDPYRMAGAHTDITQRKLAERELWETKNTLDNILNSMPSIIVSVDKDARITQWNKTAEEATGILAAEAYSRPFTEVLPGYKMLLSHIKESIATGTNISMEKEPVTEGERTRYFDIIIYPVVTRGEFSAVVRLDDVTDRFRIEEMMVQTEKMLSVGGLAAGMAHEINNPLGGILQGAQNIRRRVSLDFPANHKAAEEAGCSMESVRTYLENRGIIRFLDGIHESGRRAANIVSNMLEFSRRSEARRTSVNLGELVDKTIELAANDYDLKKKYDFRHIDIVRNYDPALPQVLCSPQEIEQVLLNLLKNAAQAMPERGEREDPPQIIVSTSYDRGRARIDVADNGPGMDEETRKRVFEPFFTTKAVGEGTGLGLSVSYFIITTNHDGQFTVDAEVGRGTTFTILLPLEGK
- a CDS encoding class I SAM-dependent methyltransferase — encoded protein: MNDRILADVPVDYLEFGVAQGDSLRRWVNINQHPQSRFFGFDTFEGLPEAWFDNKVGAFSNNGAFPSINDARITYHKGLFQKTLRPFLSSYRQQNRMVIHLDADLHSATLYTLMNLDPYIKPGTVLIFDEFIAEHEFAAFYQWSTSCYRDWKIVAARNDYLKLAIEILR
- a CDS encoding AMP-binding protein, yielding MEQFEIREKTLGQILDETIAKYPDNDAVIYVDRDYRLTYKQFGAVVDDLARGLMALGVQHGEKVAVWSTNVPYWVALQFATAKIGAVLLTINTNYRKSELQYLLTQSECENLFIMDGFRDHDYVQTIFDIIPELKTQPRGKLQCESLPHLKRVMFLGVEKHRGMYSVPEIMAMKAMCTEQEYLERQQALSPHDVVNMQYTSGTTGFPKGVMLSHLNIGLNGYWIGRNQNFTSKDRLCLPVPLFHCFGCVLGVLAAVNHGAALVILESFSPVHVMASIDQEKCTALYGVPTMFLAVLEHKIFDKFDYSSLRTGIMAGSVCPAPLMRRVIEKMNMREITICYGLTEGSPVMTQTLCDESFERRTQTVGRHMPGIEVMVMDPETGEECPRGVQGEVVCRGYNVMKGYYNMPEATEKAVDPQGWLHSGDLGTMDEEGYVVITGRIKDMIIRGGENIYPREIEEFLYGMPAVQDVQVVGVPSRKYGEEVGAFIIPKEGCEVTPEDIRDFCRGQIAWHKVPRHIAFVTEYPMTASGKIQKFKLREMAGELFPEAMK
- a CDS encoding XRE family transcriptional regulator, translating into MSVEKLGVRIRKYREERKMTREDLAAAADVQLAVITALEDSDLCPSIAPLQKIARALNVRLGTFMDDQVSTDPLVVRKASREADLTMQKADDKRPAFRFHSLGKGKTDRNMEPFFVEISPEPEEDRKLSSHQGEEFIVVVSGKLQIIYGKEEYILEAGDSIYYNSIVPHYAGAAGDGPAEIYAVIYYP